The following is a genomic window from Amycolatopsis australiensis.
CTGCACCAGCTGCATCACCTGGGCCGACACCTCGGCCATGCGCTTGCCGGCCGCGGATTCGGCGATGACGAGGTTCTTCAGCAGGCCACGCGAATCGACGGTCACCTGGACCGAGCCGTCCTTCGCGCGCTCGGTGACCGTCTGGCCCTGCATGCGATCGGCCAGCGCCTGGTACCGGGCGGCGTTCTCCTCGAGCCGCTTGGTCCAGTTGTCGATCATCGCGTCGCTGGCGTCGATGCTGTCCGGCATCCCGGCCCCTTCTCCTCTGCTTCTCCCCACTGACGGATCCGGGGAGCCGTTGGTTCCCCCGAACGCCGTGAAGGCCACCATAAGGGACTCGACGTCCCTCATGGTGGCCTTCGCCGGTCTCAGGAGGTCACAGGTTGCCGCGGCGCTCCTGCTCGCGCTCGATCGCCTCGAACAACGCCTTGAAGTTGCCCTTGCCGAAGCCCAGCGAGCCGTGCCGCTCGATCAGCTCGTAGAACACGGTCGGGCGGTCGCCGATCGGCTTGGTGAAGATCTGCAGCAGGTAGCCGTCCTCGTCGCGGTCGACCAGGATGCTGTGCTCCTTGAGCGTCTCGATCGGCACGCGGACGTTGCCGATCCGGGCGCGCAGCTCCGGGTCGTCGTAGTAGGAGGCCGGGGTGTCGAGGAACTCGACGCCGGCGGCGCGCATCGCGGTCACCGTGGCGATGATGTCGTTGGTGGCCAGCGCGATGTGCTGGCAGCCGGCACCGTCGTAGAACTCGAGGTACTCGTCGATCTGCGACTTCTTCTTCGCGACGGCCGGCTCGTTCAGCGGGAACTTGACCCGGTGGTTGCCGTTCGAGACGACCTTGCTCATCAGCGCCGAGTACTCGGTGGCGATGTCGTCGCCGACGAACTCCGCCATGTTCACGAAGCCCATGACGCGGTGGTACCAGTCCACCCAGTAGTCCATCTTGCCGAGCTCGACGTTCCCGACGCAGTGGTCGATGGCCTGGAACAGCCGCTTCGGCGCCCCTTCCGGCCGCTTGACCGTGCTCTCGCGCGGCTCGTAGCCGGGCAGGTAGACGCCGTTGTAGCGCGAGCGGTCGACCAGCGAGTGGCGGGTCTCGCCGTAGGTCGCGATGGCGGCCATGCGGACCGTGCCGTGCTCGTCGGAGACGTCGTGCGGCTCTTCGAGGATGGTCGCGCCCTGCGCGCGGGCGTGCTCGACGCACTTGTCGACGTCGGTGGTCTCCAGCGCCAGGTCTATGACGCCGTCGCCGTGCTTGCGGTGGTGGTCGAGCAGCGGCGAGTCCGGCTTCACGCCGCCGGTGATGACGAACCGGGCCGAGCCGGACTTGAGCACGTAGGACTTGCGGTCGTAGACGCCGGTCTCGGGACCGGAGTAGGCGACGAGCTGCATCCCGAACGCGATCTGGTAGTACCAGGCGGTCTGGGTGGCGTTGCCGGCGACGAACACCACCGCGTCCATGGCCTTGACCGGGAACGGGTCGGTCGAGGCGTCGTGGTCGACGAGCCCGACGAGCTGACGCAGCTGGTCGTAGCTGACGTCGTCGAGTGCACCCTGGGGTTCGGCAGTCTGGGTCATACCTCGAAGGATCAGCCCTGCGAGGCAAGATGTGCAACGGTCTCTGTTTTTACTGGTCAATCTGACCAGTCATGGCCGGACATCGACGGTCATGGTGGACAATCTGTGCATGTCCGAGAACCTGGATGCGCTGGACGCGCGACTGCTGCTGTTGCTCACCGACTCCCCGCGCCTCGGCGTGCTGGAGTGCGCGCGCCGGCTCGGGGTCGCCCGCGGGACGGTCCAGGCACGCCTGGACCGCCTGACCGGGCGCGGCATCCTCGGCGGCTTCCCGCCGGAACTGGACCTGGCGGCGATGGGGTACGGCCTGACGGCGTTCGCGGTGCTGGAAATCGCGCAGGGCCGCCGGGCCGAGGTCGCCGAGGCGCTGGCGGCGATCGACGAGGTCTGCGAGGTGCACGCGACGACCGGGCAGGGCGACCTGTTCGTCCGCATGGTGGCGCGCGGCAACGACGACCTGCAGCGGGTGATCGACGAGGTGGTCGGCGTCCCGGACGTGCTGCGGACCTCGACGTCGATCGCGTTGTCGACGCCGGTGCCGCCGCGGGTCCGCCCCCTGCTGGAGCGGACCGCGCGGGGCTGACTACCGCTCGTCGATCACCTGGGCCAGGTACCGCTCCGCCGAGCGCTGGACCACCGCGGACCCGTCGGTGCGGACGATCGCGTCCCACCACGCGCCGTAGATCGCCTCGAACCGGTACCCGGCCAGCAGTTCCGCGGCGCGGCGGACGATGTGCGGGCGCTCCGGGATGTAGTTCGGGTAGCTGTACATGAAGGCGACGTGCGAGCGGTCACCGATGACCTGCACGATGTCGCCGGACAGCAGCGCGCCGCGGCCCTCCTCGCCGTCCGGCCAGTGCAGGACCGTGCCGCCGGTGAAGTGCACGCCCAGGTTGATCAGGCGCAGGTCGTCGGCGACGTCGAGGGTCGTGCCCGACCACAGCTTCACCGCCGGGTCCGGGCGCCCGATCCACTGCTGGTCGCCTTCGTGCAGGTAGATCGGCACGTCGAAGGCGTGCGCCCACTCCACCATCGTCGTGTAGTAGTGCGGGTGGCTGATCGCGATGCCGGTGATCCCGCCGAGGTCGCGGACCTGCTGGACCAGGGCGTCGTCGAGGTAGGCCGCGCAGTCCCAGAGGAAGTTCCCGGACCGCGCCCGCACCAGCAGCGCGCGCTGGCCGATCGCGAAACCGGGGTTGGAGCCGACGCCGACGAGCCCCGGCCCCTGCTCCTCGATCCGCGGCGTGTACGTGCCGCTCGCGCGGAGCGTTTCGAGGTTCGTCCACTGCTGCCCGGACTGCGGGACGTACTGGCGTTCGTCCTCGCAGACCGGGCAGTCGTCGCGGGCCACGGCGTACTGCATGCCGCACGCCTGGCAGATCGGTTCGGTGCTCACGGCGATGTCCTCCCAGAATGTGGATCCTGGGAGGACACGCTATCCCGGTTCACCGCGCCGATGGTGACCGATCCGGCCACAGCCACGGCCGAATCGCTTCGCGGCAACGGTCAAGCACCGCGTGGAGGGCGGCCTGCTTCGGCAGGACCGGTCACTTGGCGTCGGTGTAGGGCACCGCCTTGATCAGCGTGACCTTTTGGATCTTGCCGTTGGGCAGCTCGTACTCGCGCGACTCGCCTTCCTTCGCGCCGAGCAGGGCCTTGCCCAGCGGCGACTCCGGGGAGTACACGTCGAGTTCGCCCTCGGCGCCCTCTTCGCGGGTGGCGAGCAGGAACTTCTCCTCCTCGTCGTCACCCTCGTACTTGACGGTGAGCACCTTGCCGGGTCCGGCGGTGCCGTCGTTGGCGGGCGCCTCGCCGACCTTGGCCGAGCGCAGCAGCTCCTGGAGGTGCCGGATGCGCGCTTCGGCCTGGCCCTGCTCCTCGCGGGCGGCGTGGTAGCCGCCGTTCTCCTTGAGGTCGCCTTCTTCGCGGCTGTCGTTGATGCGCGCGGCGATGACCGGCCGGTTCTCGATCATTTCGTCGAGCTCCTGCTTGAGCCGGTCGTAGGCATCCTGGGTGAGCCAGGTCACCTTGGTGTCGCTCACGGTCACCATCTCCTCGTCGGGCCTGCCAGGCTTGCGTGTTCAAGCCGGCCCACACGGGCGTAGGTGCCCGCGTGGCTGAGATAAAGGAAAAACACGGCCCGTCCCGGGCCGTGCTGAGGATTCAGAGTATCACGGCGCGACAGTTCGACGCCCGTTAAATCCGCACGCCGTGGGCGTTGGGCGCGCGGTTCACCCCGTTGGCCGCTATGGGGTTGACAGATACCGTGGTATGTCGTACGAGCAGCCGAAGACGTCGGCCGTCACCGGTTCCCCGATGCTCTTGACCGTCGTGCTGATCCGGCTGTACCGCGCGCCGGCGGGGATCAGGAGTTCCTTGCGGCCGCTTTCGGCACCGGTCTTGTCCCGGACGCGCACGATGCACACGCCCGGCCTGTTGTCGTCGTCACGGGTGACGTTCAGGGTGATTTCCATCGCGTTGCCCGGTTTCGCGGCGAAGGCGACGCGCTCGGCGTCGATCGGCGCGGTGCCGAGGTTCACGTACGCGATCCACGCGATCCCGCCGCTGACCAGCAGGGCGACGGCCAGGAACACCCACCGGCGCCAGCGCCGCGACGTCGTCGCGCGCCCGCTGCCGTACCGCCCCTCGGGCAGTGCCGGCGCTGCCGTTTCCGCCAAGCCGGGGCCTCCTGCTCGTTCTTGTCGTACCCACGGGGACAATGGTGGGGCGGGTACGCCTTCGAGTATCCGCCCGCTGGGTGGGCGGCCCGCAGGTGGGTCGCGGAATACGGGGAGAAAAGGAGTCGTTCGCAGCATGGTGGACCAGCTGACGAAGACCGCCAAGCCGCGCCTGCGCATGATGGCCGTGCACGCGCACCCGGACGACGAGTCGAGCAAGGGCGCCGCCACGATGGCGCGCTACGCCGCCGAGGGCCATGAGGTGCTGGTCGTCACGTGCACCGGGGGTGAGGCGGGCAGCATCCTGAACCCGGCCATGGACCGGCCGGACGTGCTGGCGAACATGGCCGAGATCCGCCGCGAGGAGATGGCCCGCGCGGCCAAGATCCTCGGCGTGAGCCAGCGCTGGCTGGGCTTCGTCGACTCCGGCCTGCCCGAGGGCGACCCGCTGCCGCCGGTGCCCGAGGGCTCGTTCGCGGCCATTCCGCTGGAGGAGCCGACCGAGGCGCTGGTGCGCGTGATCCGCGAGTTCCGCCCGCACGTGATCACGACGTACGACGAGAACGGCGGCTACCCGCACCCGGACCACATCCGCACCCACGAGGTGACGATGGCGGCCTGGGAGGCGGCACCGGACCAGTCGCGCTTCCCGGATGCCGGCGAGCCGTGGCAGCCGCTCAAGCTGTACTACATGCACGGGTTCTCGAAGGCCAGGATGGTGGCGTTCGACGCGGCGCTGAAGGAGGCCGGGCTCGAGTCGCCGTACACGGAGTGGCTGGCGAAGTGGGACCCCGAGCGCGCCGATGTGATGGAGCGGGTGACGACCCGCGTGGAGTGCGGTGAATACTTCGAGGTGCGGGACGAGGCGCTGAAGGCGCACGCCACGCAGATCGACCCGAACAGCCGCTGGTTCTTCGTCCCGCTGGAGATCCAGCGGGAGGTCTGGCCGACCGAGGAGTACGAGCTGGTGAAGTCGCAGGTCGACAGCACACTGCCGGAGGACGACCTGTTCGCGGGCATCGCCGGCACCGAGGAGAAGGTGGACACATGAGTCTGACGCTGCCGGCCGGCGTGGCGCTTCCGGTGACCGCGTCGGCCCTGGTGCTGACGCAGCAGCCGGGCAACGGCGACAACGGCGGGCAGGGGGAGGACTTCGGCAAGTCCTCCCCGGTCGGCTTCCTGGTGCTGATCCTCTTCCTCATCGCGGTGGCCTTCCTGGTCCGTTCGATGACGAAGCACCTGAAGCGCGTCCCGGCGAGCTTCGACGAGCCGGCCGCGGAGGCGGCTCCGGAGCCTGGAGAGCCGGAGGAGAAGAAGGCCGAGGCGCCGGCGGAGCAGAAGAAGCCGACGAACAACAACACGTCCTCGTCGAAGGCGGACTGACCGCGGTCAGTGCAGTACTTTCGCAGGCGCTTGCGAAATCCTTGACGGACCCAGAGCGGACTGGAGCTCCATCGGTTCGCGATACTCTGCCGCTCGTGAACGGCAGCCCGTAACTTCGACACTTTCGTGTCGAGCGAGCGTCTCGCACGCCAGGTCGTCGGCCGCCGCTGCCGGGCGAAGGAGAAATGGCCGGCGACCACTGTCGAGGAGGCCGAGAAGCCCGCGAAGGACTCCTCGGCCACCAGGCCGACTAGCTACAACCTCGGGTCAACCGGATCCGACTCCAGCGCGAGGACCGCGAAGACGCACTCGTGGACCCGCCACAACGGCTCACCCCGCGCCAGCCGCTCAAGCGCCTCCAGCCCCAGCGCGTACTCGCGCAGCGCCAGCATCCGCTTCCGGTTCAGCCCGCGCTTGCGCAGCCGCTCCAGGTTCTCCGGCAGCGTGTAGTCCGGGCCGTAAATGATCCGCAGGTACTCGCGCCCGCGGACCTTCACTCCCGGCTGGACCAGGCCGCGCGGGCCGCGCGTCAGGTTCGCCGCCGGCTTCACCACCATGCCTTCGCCGCCCGCCGCGGTCAGTTCCTCCCACCACGCGACGCCCTTCGCGACCGACTCCTCGTCCAGCACGTCCACCGAAAGGGACCGCGTCCGCTGGAACCGCGGCCCTGTCAGGCCGTCCAGTACCGACAGGTGCCACGAGTGCGGCCGGTCATGGTAGGCCGTCCCTTCGGACGCCAGCAGCTGGAACGGCGCCAGCCGCACCCCCTCCAGGCCCGACGTCGGCCAGCAGTAACGCCGGTAAGCCGCCCGGTAAGAGTCCACTGTGGATGAACGCGAAGCCGTGCGCCGCAACAGATCGGAGACGTCGATGCCGCGGGCGGCCGTCGTCGCCAGTGCCGAGACCGCCGCCGGCAGCACCGCCTGGGCCGCCGCGCCCACCGACGCGTACTGCGCTGCGATCAGTGACCCCGCCTTCGCGCTCCACGGCAGCAACTCCGCGTCGAACAGCAGCCAGCCCGACTCCAGCTGCTCGAACAACCCGGCCGCCGCCGATCGCACGTCCGCCAGGAGCAACGCGTTCTGCTCCGCCGAGAAGAACGGCCGTCCGGTCCGCGTGTACACCGCGCCGCCGCCGCTGATCCCGAAGCGCCGCAACGCGACGTCCTCGTCCCGGCACACCAGCACCACGGCCCGCGACCCCATGTGCTTCTCTTCGCACACGACGGACTGCACGCCCGCCGCCCGGTACTCGGCGAACGCCTCCTCCGGGTGCTCGAGGTGATCCGGACGGGACGACGTCGAGCACGGCGCCATCGTCGGCGGCAGGTAGGTCAGCCACCGCGGGTCGACCGCGAACCGGCTCATCACTTCCAGCGCCGCCGCCGACTGCTCCGCCGAGACGCCGATCCGGCCGTGGTGGGCGGTCTGCACGATCCGCTTCCCGGTGACGTCGGCCAGCTCCAGCACCGCCGGCTCACGGCCACCCAGCGGACGCGAAGCATCGAGCGGCCGCGAAGGCTCGTACCAGACCCGATGCGCCTTCACCGACACGACTTGACGCTCCGGGTAGCGCAGCGCGGTCAGCTTCCCGCCGAAGACGCAGCCGGTGTCGAGGCACATCGTGTTGTTGACCCACTCCGGCTCCAGCGTCGGCGTGTGCCCGTAGAGCACCATCGCGGACCCGCGGTAGTCGCGCGCCCACGGCAGCCGCACCGGCAGGCCGTACTCGTCGGTCTCGCCGGTCGTGTCGCCGTACAGCGCCATGCTGCGCACCCGCCCGGACGCGCGCCCGTGGTAACGCTCGGGCAGCCCGGCGTGCGCGACGACGAGCTTGCCGCCGTCGAGGACATAGTGCGCGACCAGCCCGTCGCAGAACTCGTGCGCCTGCCGCCGGAACTCGTCGCTTTCGGCGCCGAGCTGCTCCAGGGACTCGGCGAGCCCGTGCGCGACGTTGACCTTCCGCCCGTGCAGCGCCCGCACCAGCTTCTGCTCGTGGTTGCCGCAGACGACGAGCGCGGTGCCGGCCGAAGCCATTCCCATCACGCGCCGCAGCACGCCCGGGGTGTCCGGTCCGCGGTCGACGAGGTCGCCGACGAACACCGCGGTCCGCCCGTCCGGGTGCACGCCGTCGACGTACCCCAGCTCGGCGAGCAGCTCCTCGAGCTCGGCCGCGCAGCCGTGCACGTCGCCGATCACGTCGAACGGCCCGGTCAGCTCGCGCCTGTCGTTGCGCAGCGGCTCGACGACAATCTCCGCCTCGGCCACCTCGGCTTCTGACCGGAGCACGTGCACGCGCCGGAAACCCTCGCGCTCCAACGACTTCAGCGACCGCTGCAGCTCGCCGCGCTGCCGCCGGACGACGTGGTCGCCGAAGTCGCGGTCCGGCCGTCCGGCGTTGCGGGCGAGGCACACCTGCACCGGCAGGTCCAGCACGATCGCGGTCGGCAGCACGTCGTGCTCCTTCGCGAGCTTCACCAGGCTCGCCCGCGAAGCGCGCTGGACGTTCGTCGCGTCGATGACGGTCATCCGCCCGGCCGCGAGCCGCTTCGCCGCGACGTAGTGCAGCGCGTCGAAGGCCTCGGCCGACGCCGACTGGTCGTTCTCGTCGTCGGCGACGAGCCCGCGGAAGAAGTCGCTGGAGAGCACCTGCGTGGGCGCGAAGTGCGTGCGCGCGAACGTCGACTTGCCGGAGCCGGAAGCGCCGACGAGCACGACGAGCGCCATGTCGGGGACGGTCAGCTTCACGCGGCCACCTCCTCGTGGGTGGTGAAGACCGCCATCTGGGTCGGCGGTCCCGATTCCTGGTCCACCGGTCCGATCGGCACGTATCGGACGTCGTAGCCGCGTCGGGTCGCGACGCCGTCCGCCCAGGCGCGGAACTCGGCTCGCGTCCATTCGAACCGGTGGTCGGCGTGCCGGAAATGCCCCATCGGCAGGAACTCGAACAGCCGGTTGTACTCCGCGTTCGGCGTCGTGACGAACACCGTGCGCGGCGCCGCGACCCCGAACACCGCGTGCTCCAGCGCCGGGAGCCGCTCGGGGTCGACGTGCTCGACGACCTCCATGAGGACAGCGGCGTCGTACCCGGCCAGCGCCGGGTCGGCGTAGGTCAGCGCCGACTGCCGCAGCGTGACGCGGGAGTTGTCCTTCAGCCGCTTCTCGGCGGTGTTCAGGGCGCTGCTGGAGACGTCGACGCCGACGATCTCGGTGAACGAGCGGTCCTCCTCGAGGACGCGCAGGAGTGCGCCGCTCCCGCAGCCGAGGTCGAGCACGCGCCGCGCGCCGGCGGCCCGCAACGCGGCGAGCACGCTGCCGTGACGCTGCGCCGCGAGGCTCTCCGGCCGGTCTGGCACCTCCGTGACCAGTGCTTCGGCTTCGGCGGGGACGTCGTCGGCCTCGGCGAGCCGCGAGAGCGCGTAGGTGACGACCGGACGGCGCCGCTCGAGGTAGCGGTTGGTGATGAGCGTGCGCTCGGGATGCCCGGCGAGCCAGCCGTCGCCGGCGCGCAGCAGCTTGTCGGCCTCGTCCTGCCCGACCCAGTAGTGCTTGTCCCCGTCGAGCGCGGGCAGCAGGACGTAGAGGTGACGCAGCGCGTCGGCGACGCGGTGCGTGCCCGAAAGGCGGAGGTCGACATAGCGGCTGTCGCCCCACTGCGGGAACTGCTCGTCGAGCGGGATCGGCGTGGCGGAGACGTGCCAGCCGAGCGGCTCGAACAGCTTGTGCACGACCTCGGCCCCGCCGCGCGCGGACAGTGACGGCACGTGGATGTCCAGGTCGAAGGGCGCGTCGACGAGGTCAGGACGCGCGGCACACCGTCCGGCGAGCGCGGTCGTGAACGCGGCCCGCAGCGCGACCGCGAGGTACGACCCACCGGCGTAGGGCCGGTCGTTGACGTACTGGGTCAGCGAGGTCCCACCCCCGCGAACGAGCGCGACGGGATCGATCTCGACGAAGAGCGCGACGGTACAGCGCGCCGGCGAAGCCTCCGGGTAGAAGACGTGCGCGGTCCCGGCCGACAGCGCGACCGACTGCGCCTTCTCCGGATGCTTGTGCAGGAGAAAGCCCAGGTCGGTGGCGGGGTCACGGGTCGTGGTGATCGTCAGCAGCACCGGCCCAGTGTGGCGGAGGGGCCGGTGACCGCGCGCCCGGTTTTCCCGGGTGCGACCCTGGAGTCATGAACCGCCTCGCGCGAGCGACCAGTCCGTACCTGCTCCAGCACGCCGACAACCCCGTCGAGTGGTGGCAGTGGGGGCCCGACGCGCTCGCCGAGGCGAAGCGGCGGAACGTGCCGATCCTGCTCTCCGTCGGCTACGCCGCCTGCCACTGGTGCCACGTCATGGCGCACGAGTCGTTCGAGGACGCCGAAACCGCGGCCGTGATGAACGCGCACTTCGTCAACATCAAGGTCGACCGCGAGGAACGGCCCGACATCGACGCCGTCTACATGGCCGCCACGCAGGTGATGACCGGGCAGGGCGGCTGGCCGATGACCTGCTTCCTGACCCCGGACGGCGAGCCGTTCCACTGCGGCACCTACTACCCGCCGTCGCCGCGGCCCGGCATGCCGTCGTTCCGGCAGTTGCTCACCGCCGTCGCGGAGGCCTGGCGGGAGCGGCCCGGCGAGCTGGTGGACGGCGCGAAGCAGGTCGTCGCGCACATCGCCGAGCAGACCGGCCCGCTCCAGGAGTCCGTTGTGGACGAGGCCGTGCTCGCCGGCGCGGTCGGGAAGCTGCAGCAGGAGGCGGACCCGGTCAACGGCGGGTTCGGCCGCGCCCCGAAGTTCCCGCCGTCGATGGTCCTGGAGTTCCTGCTGCGCCACCACGAACGCACCGGCTCGCGGGTCGCTTTGTCCCTGGTGGACGCCACGGCGGAGGCGATGGCCCGCGGCGGCATCTACGACCAGCTCGCCGGCGGCTTCGCGCGCTACTCCGTCGACGCCGAATGGATCGTGCCGCACTTCGAGAAGATGTTGTACGACAACGCGTTGCTGCTCCGGTTCTACGCCCACCTCTGGCGGCGCACCGGCTCGGCGACGGCGTTGCGGGTCGCGACCGGTACCGCGGAGTTCCTGTTCGAAGGGCTGCGCACGCCCGAAGGGGGCTTCGCGTCTTCGCTCGACGCCGACACCGAAGGCGTCGAAGGCTTGACGTACGTCTGGACGCCTTCGCAGCTGCGTGAAGTGCTCGGTGACGAAGACGGTGCTGCGGCGATCGAGCTGTTCGGCGTCACGGACGAGGGGACTTTCGAGCACGGTACGTCCACGCTGCGCCTGTTCGGTGACCTGCCGGAACACATCCGCGTCAAGCTGCTGGAAGAGCGGGCGAAGCGGCCGCAGCCGGGTCGCGACGACAAGGTGATCGCGTCGTGGAACGGCCTGGCGATCACAGCGCTGGCGGAAGCGGGCGTCGCCCTCGATCGTCCACAGTGGATCG
Proteins encoded in this region:
- a CDS encoding thioredoxin domain-containing protein, whose protein sequence is MNRLARATSPYLLQHADNPVEWWQWGPDALAEAKRRNVPILLSVGYAACHWCHVMAHESFEDAETAAVMNAHFVNIKVDREERPDIDAVYMAATQVMTGQGGWPMTCFLTPDGEPFHCGTYYPPSPRPGMPSFRQLLTAVAEAWRERPGELVDGAKQVVAHIAEQTGPLQESVVDEAVLAGAVGKLQQEADPVNGGFGRAPKFPPSMVLEFLLRHHERTGSRVALSLVDATAEAMARGGIYDQLAGGFARYSVDAEWIVPHFEKMLYDNALLLRFYAHLWRRTGSATALRVATGTAEFLFEGLRTPEGGFASSLDADTEGVEGLTYVWTPSQLREVLGDEDGAAAIELFGVTDEGTFEHGTSTLRLFGDLPEHIRVKLLEERAKRPQPGRDDKVIASWNGLAITALAEAGVALDRPQWIERAVEAAQLLLRVHVVDGRLRRSSRDGVVGESAGVLEDYACVADGFLALHQATADPKWLAEATRLLDLALAHFASPDVPGAYFDTADDAETLVQRPADPGDNASPAGASALAGALLTASALAGHEHAARYREAAEQALRRVGVLATRVPRFAGHWLSVAEALRAGPVQVAVAGVDPALRLAAARGIHGGGIVLAGEPDAPGVPLLADRPLVGGAPAAYVCRGYVCDRPVTSAEALTAQL
- a CDS encoding MBL fold metallo-hydrolase — encoded protein: MSTEPICQACGMQYAVARDDCPVCEDERQYVPQSGQQWTNLETLRASGTYTPRIEEQGPGLVGVGSNPGFAIGQRALLVRARSGNFLWDCAAYLDDALVQQVRDLGGITGIAISHPHYYTTMVEWAHAFDVPIYLHEGDQQWIGRPDPAVKLWSGTTLDVADDLRLINLGVHFTGGTVLHWPDGEEGRGALLSGDIVQVIGDRSHVAFMYSYPNYIPERPHIVRRAAELLAGYRFEAIYGAWWDAIVRTDGSAVVQRSAERYLAQVIDER
- the hppD gene encoding 4-hydroxyphenylpyruvate dioxygenase encodes the protein MTQTAEPQGALDDVSYDQLRQLVGLVDHDASTDPFPVKAMDAVVFVAGNATQTAWYYQIAFGMQLVAYSGPETGVYDRKSYVLKSGSARFVITGGVKPDSPLLDHHRKHGDGVIDLALETTDVDKCVEHARAQGATILEEPHDVSDEHGTVRMAAIATYGETRHSLVDRSRYNGVYLPGYEPRESTVKRPEGAPKRLFQAIDHCVGNVELGKMDYWVDWYHRVMGFVNMAEFVGDDIATEYSALMSKVVSNGNHRVKFPLNEPAVAKKKSQIDEYLEFYDGAGCQHIALATNDIIATVTAMRAAGVEFLDTPASYYDDPELRARIGNVRVPIETLKEHSILVDRDEDGYLLQIFTKPIGDRPTVFYELIERHGSLGFGKGNFKALFEAIEREQERRGNL
- a CDS encoding DUF4307 domain-containing protein, whose amino-acid sequence is MAETAAPALPEGRYGSGRATTSRRWRRWVFLAVALLVSGGIAWIAYVNLGTAPIDAERVAFAAKPGNAMEITLNVTRDDDNRPGVCIVRVRDKTGAESGRKELLIPAGARYSRISTTVKSIGEPVTADVFGCSYDIPRYLSTP
- a CDS encoding 3' terminal RNA ribose 2'-O-methyltransferase Hen1, translating into MLLTITTTRDPATDLGFLLHKHPEKAQSVALSAGTAHVFYPEASPARCTVALFVEIDPVALVRGGGTSLTQYVNDRPYAGGSYLAVALRAAFTTALAGRCAARPDLVDAPFDLDIHVPSLSARGGAEVVHKLFEPLGWHVSATPIPLDEQFPQWGDSRYVDLRLSGTHRVADALRHLYVLLPALDGDKHYWVGQDEADKLLRAGDGWLAGHPERTLITNRYLERRRPVVTYALSRLAEADDVPAEAEALVTEVPDRPESLAAQRHGSVLAALRAAGARRVLDLGCGSGALLRVLEEDRSFTEIVGVDVSSSALNTAEKRLKDNSRVTLRQSALTYADPALAGYDAAVLMEVVEHVDPERLPALEHAVFGVAAPRTVFVTTPNAEYNRLFEFLPMGHFRHADHRFEWTRAEFRAWADGVATRRGYDVRYVPIGPVDQESGPPTQMAVFTTHEEVAA
- the greA gene encoding transcription elongation factor GreA, which translates into the protein MVTVSDTKVTWLTQDAYDRLKQELDEMIENRPVIAARINDSREEGDLKENGGYHAAREEQGQAEARIRHLQELLRSAKVGEAPANDGTAGPGKVLTVKYEGDDEEEKFLLATREEGAEGELDVYSPESPLGKALLGAKEGESREYELPNGKIQKVTLIKAVPYTDAK
- a CDS encoding Lrp/AsnC family transcriptional regulator, translated to MSENLDALDARLLLLLTDSPRLGVLECARRLGVARGTVQARLDRLTGRGILGGFPPELDLAAMGYGLTAFAVLEIAQGRRAEVAEALAAIDEVCEVHATTGQGDLFVRMVARGNDDLQRVIDEVVGVPDVLRTSTSIALSTPVPPRVRPLLERTARG
- the mca gene encoding mycothiol conjugate amidase Mca; translation: MVDQLTKTAKPRLRMMAVHAHPDDESSKGAATMARYAAEGHEVLVVTCTGGEAGSILNPAMDRPDVLANMAEIRREEMARAAKILGVSQRWLGFVDSGLPEGDPLPPVPEGSFAAIPLEEPTEALVRVIREFRPHVITTYDENGGYPHPDHIRTHEVTMAAWEAAPDQSRFPDAGEPWQPLKLYYMHGFSKARMVAFDAALKEAGLESPYTEWLAKWDPERADVMERVTTRVECGEYFEVRDEALKAHATQIDPNSRWFFVPLEIQREVWPTEEYELVKSQVDSTLPEDDLFAGIAGTEEKVDT
- a CDS encoding polynucleotide kinase-phosphatase, translating into MKLTVPDMALVVLVGASGSGKSTFARTHFAPTQVLSSDFFRGLVADDENDQSASAEAFDALHYVAAKRLAAGRMTVIDATNVQRASRASLVKLAKEHDVLPTAIVLDLPVQVCLARNAGRPDRDFGDHVVRRQRGELQRSLKSLEREGFRRVHVLRSEAEVAEAEIVVEPLRNDRRELTGPFDVIGDVHGCAAELEELLAELGYVDGVHPDGRTAVFVGDLVDRGPDTPGVLRRVMGMASAGTALVVCGNHEQKLVRALHGRKVNVAHGLAESLEQLGAESDEFRRQAHEFCDGLVAHYVLDGGKLVVAHAGLPERYHGRASGRVRSMALYGDTTGETDEYGLPVRLPWARDYRGSAMVLYGHTPTLEPEWVNNTMCLDTGCVFGGKLTALRYPERQVVSVKAHRVWYEPSRPLDASRPLGGREPAVLELADVTGKRIVQTAHHGRIGVSAEQSAAALEVMSRFAVDPRWLTYLPPTMAPCSTSSRPDHLEHPEEAFAEYRAAGVQSVVCEEKHMGSRAVVLVCRDEDVALRRFGISGGGAVYTRTGRPFFSAEQNALLLADVRSAAAGLFEQLESGWLLFDAELLPWSAKAGSLIAAQYASVGAAAQAVLPAAVSALATTAARGIDVSDLLRRTASRSSTVDSYRAAYRRYCWPTSGLEGVRLAPFQLLASEGTAYHDRPHSWHLSVLDGLTGPRFQRTRSLSVDVLDEESVAKGVAWWEELTAAGGEGMVVKPAANLTRGPRGLVQPGVKVRGREYLRIIYGPDYTLPENLERLRKRGLNRKRMLALREYALGLEALERLARGEPLWRVHECVFAVLALESDPVDPRL